A region from the Helcococcus ovis genome encodes:
- a CDS encoding ABC transporter ATP-binding protein: protein MKKYGILQNVFYMIKEAWEVRKNLLLLFVVISIFAKVGLAIVELFITPEIVKMIQLKQDFGLIVIYIICIVGIYFIFEAIRDVVLQFIITPKIDVRTNLIFKILKRNLTMPYQLTLNSKLKQNFKRCQELTSSNHTFSELIFDSIINFVSNFIMLVIYIKLLSVLPIFLIIFTVISSMLSFYIGKKIKDWRFNHAEQENEFFGKTYYLYEKSSNITSEKDIKMFGLKSWFDDIFNLVIFSYDSFLRKASNKEFLSGLLAAIIDLFRNGITYYYLINLVFNKQIDVAGFILLFSAQGNFSKNILDVFNEMYNFVKYSNDANIIRSFLEYEDPYNLDDGIEINNFDVNNINIELKNVYFKYPESDEYILEDINMKIKPRDKVAIVGMNGSGKTTLIKIIIGFLDPTKGEVLLNGKNIKQYRRRDYYKIFSAVFQDYSIIPDKLKYNITQDFKDNNIEKINKIIELSGLKEKVDSLEKGIDTVLMKHVYEEGQELSGGEIQKLLLARALYRNSPFLILDEPTAALDPIAERDLYNKYNQLTSSATSIFISHRMASTRFCDYILLVKDKKILEKGTHDELINLGGEYKYLFDVQSKYYREGENV from the coding sequence ATGAAAAAATACGGAATTTTACAAAATGTATTTTATATGATAAAAGAAGCGTGGGAAGTTCGTAAAAACTTATTGCTGTTATTTGTTGTTATTAGTATTTTTGCTAAAGTTGGATTGGCGATTGTTGAACTTTTTATTACACCTGAAATTGTAAAAATGATACAGCTTAAACAGGATTTTGGCTTAATAGTTATCTATATAATTTGTATAGTAGGAATTTATTTTATTTTTGAAGCAATTAGGGATGTTGTTTTACAGTTTATTATTACACCGAAAATTGATGTAAGAACTAATTTAATTTTTAAGATTCTTAAAAGAAATTTAACAATGCCATATCAATTAACATTAAATTCTAAATTAAAACAAAATTTTAAGAGATGTCAAGAATTAACATCTAGTAATCATACTTTTTCTGAGTTAATTTTTGATTCTATAATAAACTTTGTTTCAAATTTTATTATGCTTGTAATATATATAAAACTATTATCAGTGCTTCCAATATTTTTAATAATTTTTACCGTTATTAGTAGTATGCTCTCATTTTATATAGGTAAAAAAATTAAAGATTGGAGATTTAATCATGCTGAGCAGGAAAATGAATTTTTTGGAAAAACATATTATCTATATGAAAAATCATCTAATATTACTTCTGAAAAAGATATTAAAATGTTCGGTTTAAAATCGTGGTTTGATGATATATTCAATTTGGTTATTTTTTCATATGATTCCTTTTTGAGGAAAGCATCTAATAAAGAGTTTTTATCCGGTTTATTGGCTGCTATAATTGATTTATTTAGAAATGGTATAACCTATTATTATTTAATAAATTTGGTATTTAATAAGCAAATAGACGTTGCGGGTTTTATTTTATTATTCTCTGCACAAGGTAATTTTTCGAAAAATATTTTAGATGTTTTTAATGAAATGTATAATTTTGTTAAATATTCAAATGATGCAAATATTATTAGAAGTTTTTTAGAATATGAGGATCCTTATAATTTAGATGATGGAATTGAAATTAACAATTTTGATGTAAATAATATTAACATTGAATTAAAAAATGTGTATTTTAAGTATCCGGAATCTGATGAATATATTTTAGAAGATATAAACATGAAGATTAAACCTAGAGATAAAGTTGCGATAGTAGGTATGAATGGCTCTGGGAAAACTACTTTAATTAAGATAATTATTGGTTTTTTGGATCCGACAAAAGGTGAAGTTTTATTGAATGGAAAAAATATTAAGCAATATAGAAGAAGAGATTATTATAAAATTTTTTCTGCAGTATTTCAGGATTATTCAATCATTCCTGATAAATTAAAATATAATATAACACAAGATTTTAAAGATAATAATATCGAGAAAATCAACAAAATAATAGAGCTTTCCGGATTAAAGGAAAAGGTTGATTCTCTAGAAAAAGGTATAGATACAGTCCTAATGAAGCATGTTTATGAAGAAGGACAGGAGCTTTCCGGTGGAGAAATCCAAAAATTATTATTAGCTAGAGCTTTATATAGAAATTCTCCATTTTTAATTTTAGACGAGCCGACTGCTGCACTTGACCCGATTGCTGAGAGAGATTTATATAATAAGTATAATCAATTGACAAGTAGTGCTACTTCTATATTTATTTCTCATAGAATGGCATCGACTAGATTTTGTGATTATATTTTATTAGTAAAGGATAAGAAAATTTTAGAAAAAGGAACACATGATGAACTTATTAATTTAGGTGGAGAGTATAAGTATTTATTTGATGTTCAAAGTAAGTATTATAGGGAGGGAGAAAATGTTTGA
- a CDS encoding sensor histidine kinase, with protein sequence MNFLDKIRLKFGRKDILEYQQTLINTHFEEVENMYQDMRKWRHNYRNHLQILKAYSENNDLESIKNYLNELENDLHSIAPVIRTGNKMTDAIVNSKVSIAKGKNINVIVDVNISKIVDIKEVDLTTIIGNLFDNAIEASMDLPREDRYIRLYMDMKGKKLYISFTNLTKLKKQDKFGNLFKSTKGINRGLGLISIDEIIEKYNGYISRNSEDNAFTTEILI encoded by the coding sequence ATGAATTTTCTTGATAAAATTAGGTTGAAATTTGGTAGAAAAGATATATTAGAATATCAACAAACTTTGATTAATACTCATTTTGAAGAAGTTGAAAATATGTATCAAGATATGAGAAAATGGCGTCATAATTATAGAAATCATTTGCAAATTTTGAAAGCTTATTCTGAAAATAATGATTTAGAATCTATTAAAAATTATTTAAATGAGTTAGAAAATGATTTACATTCAATTGCTCCTGTTATTAGGACAGGAAATAAAATGACTGATGCAATTGTAAATTCTAAAGTATCTATTGCAAAGGGAAAGAATATTAATGTTATAGTAGATGTTAATATTTCAAAGATTGTAGATATAAAAGAGGTTGATTTGACAACTATTATTGGAAATTTATTTGATAATGCAATAGAAGCATCTATGGATTTGCCAAGGGAAGATAGATATATTAGATTATATATGGACATGAAAGGTAAGAAGCTTTATATTTCTTTTACTAATTTGACTAAGCTGAAGAAACAAGATAAGTTTGGAAATTTGTTTAAATCTACAAAAGGAATTAATCGTGGTTTAGGACTTATATCAATTGATGAAATTATTGAAAAATATAATGGGTATATTTCTAGAAATTCGGAAGATAATGCATTTACAACTGAAATATTAATTTGA
- a CDS encoding ABC transporter ATP-binding protein translates to MFEKIKVYFRSLSYLFNNFKKYMIFVIVSSIMKSLLPLILIYTTARMVEHITIGGNEKNVIIWASITIISIFLVKVVFEKFESLFKKEYSKVMMIYNNLLRKVLNNMDYKDCENPEMISKLRNIRQIQNFTGKGILSPIYNIDEIVSSITLIIGGMALTISFFNSYIPETSKYAILNSTWVNLVFIAVLIITSVLVTKFEVMYDSVWKVIMNAGTLGNNLFSFYGFIINDSKRAVDVRMYNQDKISLNLMKLNTTFSTGGVLDKALKSDGKNFKILKSFVAKIQLLIIYVFVIIKAFEGAITIGMLTQYIGSITQITIGITLLVSSLGYILNNYEYIKEALDYLEYDKTMYNGSLTTEKRADRKYEVEFRNVSFKYPGCDNFVLKNINLKFELGKRLAIVGQNGSGKSTFIKLLIRLYDPNEGQVLLNGIDIRKYNYKDYLKIFSVVFQDFDLFAFPIAQNISGSINYDKEKVIKALEDVGMMDRVSNMKNGIDTYLYKDIDKEGVDVSGGEAQKIAIARALYQDAAFIILDEPTAALDPLAEQEIYEKLGSIVQDRTAIFISHRLSSCKFSDNILVFDKGSIVEEGNHNELVIKSGKYKDLWDAQAGYYV, encoded by the coding sequence ATGTTTGAAAAAATTAAAGTTTATTTTAGAAGTTTAAGTTATTTATTTAATAATTTTAAAAAATATATGATTTTTGTAATTGTTTCATCAATTATGAAATCTCTTCTTCCACTTATTTTAATTTATACTACAGCGAGAATGGTGGAGCATATAACCATTGGTGGAAATGAAAAAAATGTAATTATATGGGCATCAATTACTATTATATCAATATTTCTGGTTAAAGTCGTATTTGAAAAATTTGAGTCATTGTTTAAAAAAGAATATAGTAAGGTAATGATGATTTATAATAATCTTTTAAGAAAAGTACTTAATAATATGGATTATAAGGATTGTGAAAATCCTGAAATGATTTCAAAATTAAGAAATATAAGACAAATTCAAAATTTTACAGGAAAAGGAATTTTATCTCCAATTTATAATATTGATGAAATTGTTTCATCAATTACATTGATTATTGGGGGAATGGCATTAACTATTTCGTTTTTTAATAGTTATATTCCTGAAACTAGTAAATATGCTATATTAAATAGCACATGGGTTAATTTAGTATTTATTGCAGTTTTAATTATTACATCTGTTTTAGTAACAAAATTTGAAGTTATGTATGATTCTGTTTGGAAAGTAATTATGAATGCTGGGACACTTGGAAATAACCTATTTAGTTTTTATGGATTTATAATAAATGATTCTAAAAGGGCTGTAGATGTAAGAATGTACAACCAAGATAAGATTTCTTTGAATTTGATGAAACTAAACACGACATTTTCTACGGGTGGTGTTTTGGATAAAGCATTAAAAAGTGACGGTAAAAATTTTAAGATTTTAAAATCATTTGTTGCAAAAATTCAACTTTTAATTATATATGTTTTTGTAATTATTAAAGCATTTGAGGGTGCTATAACCATAGGTATGCTAACTCAATATATTGGAAGTATAACTCAAATTACGATAGGAATTACACTTTTAGTTTCAAGCTTGGGATATATCTTAAATAATTATGAGTATATAAAAGAAGCATTAGACTATTTAGAATATGATAAAACCATGTATAATGGTTCATTGACCACTGAAAAGAGAGCCGATAGAAAATATGAGGTTGAATTTAGAAATGTTTCATTTAAATATCCGGGATGTGATAATTTTGTACTTAAAAATATAAATTTGAAGTTTGAATTGGGTAAGAGATTAGCTATAGTTGGACAAAATGGTAGTGGAAAGTCTACATTTATAAAACTTTTAATTAGGTTGTATGATCCAAATGAAGGACAAGTTTTGCTTAATGGAATAGATATCAGAAAATATAATTATAAGGATTATTTGAAAATATTTTCAGTAGTATTTCAAGATTTTGATTTATTTGCATTTCCTATTGCACAGAATATCTCAGGTTCCATAAATTATGATAAAGAAAAAGTAATTAAAGCACTTGAAGATGTTGGAATGATGGATAGAGTTTCAAATATGAAAAATGGTATTGACACTTATTTATATAAAGATATTGACAAAGAAGGAGTTGACGTTTCAGGTGGAGAAGCTCAAAAAATAGCTATTGCAAGAGCGTTATACCAGGATGCAGCATTTATAATATTAGATGAGCCGACTGCAGCACTTGATCCACTTGCAGAACAAGAAATTTATGAAAAATTAGGAAGCATTGTTCAAGATAGAACTGCAATATTTATTTCTCATAGATTATCATCATGTAAATTCTCGGATAATATACTTGTTTTTGATAAAGGAAGTATAGTTGAAGAAGGAAATCATAATGAATTAGTGATAAAATCAGGAAAATATAAAGATTTGTGGGATGCACAAGCCGGATATTATGTGTAA
- a CDS encoding ABC transporter permease subunit, with protein sequence MLNFEIKKIIKSNVILSVLVFALIMALYVNFISNITYNLDSKYPSYGKAGSSHIFNGSVIDNKYKIKNSAKFFDAFNKNHYKYGRQNYPWLVDFLKNLEKKSFKEMYEVGKFVQKLDYGQLESIKKLQKEHEIKIEDENDRKTFEYGIFEAEYYHENNIPFTKYFEQILTTNFARRVVYNSYTIFGLPFICFLILAFYGIISKEKDEGTVNLLKGQPISRGKLVFSKLLSMILISATYVLSFLLFLMIICAVQGIHLGGFYDIFRVYHEGVDIRYIKGYELIFLIVLSFMIITTLFSSLIIMINTLSKNKEVALSILIVVFGLGYTLTENIGYLQTRFNPIYALDHVRTIIGKFREITEINVHSYIDNINQSSLFYLLVFLIFAIMIYGISVLIFNKNIVFGDSTRNANIKNYNIFKFEIRKLIKTSSFQIYMIFALVFAFSLYGFNVKEVNDKSNYILGEKGSIADLKKELKNAEENLLNSKNEMEKIVFQKEIDQIKNKIKNQEKLISSYKSGKIKEFYNAQLEKSTYYFDKQGKSHYEYKFEKPMRLGIIETKLLDKNSIRDGVSPILRYSFNHSEYEQFVNGEFEREILKREQYLTNAGLYSFFRMVKYQNLDILFLILIVFMVLGGYVYEKENGNQLNLIYTQPINKFKYHIQKVLSQFIVIMGVFGVVMFFVILLGILFEGIGDFNQPVIEYLRFFEKAKYATEYNSKDTFTTMPIYIYLIRLFVVIGLQGLFLSSIATLISIFTKSKTFIISSVIGICALGALLVKIINVNILKLLNPFNYLFANNIADNSIVAKLNMSGGSYLFSLLILILWSILIMIVGAKLSQNKQQI encoded by the coding sequence ATGTTAAATTTTGAAATAAAAAAAATAATAAAGTCAAATGTCATATTATCAGTATTAGTATTTGCCTTAATTATGGCTTTATATGTAAATTTCATATCCAATATCACATATAATTTAGATTCTAAATATCCTTCTTATGGTAAAGCCGGTTCATCCCATATTTTTAATGGAAGTGTTATAGATAATAAATATAAAATAAAAAATTCTGCTAAATTTTTTGATGCTTTTAATAAAAATCATTATAAATATGGTAGGCAAAATTATCCATGGCTTGTAGACTTCTTAAAAAATTTAGAGAAAAAATCTTTTAAGGAAATGTATGAGGTTGGTAAATTTGTACAGAAATTAGATTATGGTCAATTAGAATCAATAAAAAAACTTCAAAAAGAGCATGAAATAAAGATTGAAGATGAAAATGACAGGAAAACATTCGAATATGGCATTTTTGAGGCAGAATATTATCATGAAAATAATATCCCGTTTACAAAATATTTTGAACAGATATTGACAACTAATTTTGCGAGAAGAGTTGTATATAATAGTTATACAATTTTTGGATTGCCATTTATTTGCTTTTTAATCCTAGCTTTTTATGGAATAATCTCAAAGGAAAAAGATGAAGGGACTGTTAATTTATTAAAAGGACAGCCGATTAGCAGAGGAAAATTAGTTTTTTCAAAGTTATTATCTATGATATTGATTTCTGCTACATATGTTTTAAGCTTTTTATTGTTTTTGATGATAATTTGTGCAGTTCAAGGAATACATCTTGGTGGATTTTATGATATTTTCAGAGTATATCATGAAGGTGTAGATATTAGATATATTAAGGGATATGAGTTAATTTTTTTAATTGTATTATCATTTATGATAATAACAACTCTATTTTCTTCACTTATAATTATGATAAATACATTGTCGAAAAATAAGGAAGTTGCATTATCAATACTAATTGTAGTATTTGGATTGGGATATACTTTAACAGAAAATATAGGTTACTTACAAACTAGATTTAATCCTATTTACGCATTAGATCATGTGCGAACAATTATAGGAAAATTTAGAGAGATAACGGAGATTAATGTACATTCTTACATTGATAATATTAATCAAAGTAGTTTATTTTATCTTTTAGTTTTCTTGATTTTTGCGATTATGATATATGGCATTTCGGTTTTAATTTTTAATAAAAATATTGTATTTGGGGATAGTACTAGAAATGCTAATATAAAAAATTATAATATTTTTAAGTTTGAGATAAGAAAGTTGATTAAAACTAGTAGTTTTCAAATTTATATGATATTTGCTTTAGTTTTTGCATTTTCTCTATATGGTTTTAATGTAAAAGAAGTTAATGATAAATCAAATTATATTTTAGGTGAAAAGGGAAGCATAGCAGATTTAAAAAAAGAATTAAAAAATGCAGAAGAAAATTTATTAAATTCTAAAAATGAAATGGAAAAAATTGTTTTTCAAAAAGAAATAGATCAAATTAAGAATAAAATAAAAAATCAAGAGAAGTTAATTTCATCGTATAAATCGGGGAAAATCAAAGAATTTTATAATGCTCAATTAGAAAAGTCAACTTATTATTTTGATAAACAAGGCAAATCTCATTATGAATATAAGTTTGAAAAGCCAATGAGATTAGGGATAATTGAGACAAAATTATTAGATAAAAACTCAATAAGAGATGGAGTTTCACCTATACTTAGATATTCGTTTAATCATAGTGAGTATGAACAATTTGTAAATGGTGAATTTGAAAGAGAAATATTAAAAAGAGAGCAATACCTTACAAATGCCGGACTATACAGCTTTTTTAGAATGGTAAAATATCAAAATTTAGATATATTATTTTTAATTTTAATTGTATTTATGGTACTTGGTGGATATGTTTATGAAAAAGAAAATGGAAATCAGCTTAATTTGATATATACTCAACCTATTAATAAATTTAAGTATCATATACAAAAAGTTTTATCGCAGTTTATTGTGATAATGGGAGTTTTTGGGGTTGTAATGTTTTTTGTGATTTTGTTGGGAATATTATTTGAAGGTATAGGTGATTTTAATCAACCTGTGATAGAGTATTTAAGATTTTTTGAAAAAGCAAAATATGCAACGGAATACAACTCAAAAGACACATTTACAACTATGCCTATTTACATATATTTGATTAGGTTATTTGTTGTTATAGGATTACAAGGATTATTTTTATCTTCAATAGCTACATTAATTTCAATATTTACAAAAAGTAAAACATTTATAATTTCATCAGTTATAGGGATTTGTGCTTTAGGAGCATTATTAGTAAAAATAATTAACGTAAACATTTTAAAATTATTAAATCCATTTAATTATTTATTTGCAAATAATATAGCTGATAATTCAATAGTTGCAAAGTTGAATATGTCAGGGGGCAGCTATCTTTTCAGTTTATTAATTTTAATTTTATGGTCTATTTTAATTATGATTGTTGGTGCTAAATTAAGTCAAAATAAACAGCAAATATAA
- a CDS encoding LytR/AlgR family response regulator transcription factor, producing the protein MSIAIVDDEKSVRQLYLEYVNEWVKNNDMNAEVMLFESAEAFLFNYEDKRDYDIILLDYEMKKMNGAELAKKIRYYDKNVQILFISGYSEYIGIGYEVEAINYLIKPIDKNRLFELFEKAFERLQKSDKYVVFKTDDGNRRLMFNNIYYILSDKNYLNIYYNSEIYKVRMTMKEVEEILDKRFHKLDRSTIINIEKIDFLSRTELSLDNGINLTIGRGKFEDINRKFIEYF; encoded by the coding sequence TTGAGTATAGCGATTGTTGATGATGAAAAAAGTGTAAGACAATTATATTTAGAATATGTAAATGAATGGGTTAAAAATAATGATATGAATGCTGAAGTAATGTTATTTGAATCTGCTGAAGCATTTTTGTTTAATTATGAAGATAAGAGAGATTATGATATTATTTTGCTTGATTATGAAATGAAAAAGATGAATGGTGCAGAACTAGCGAAAAAAATTCGTTATTATGATAAAAATGTTCAGATTTTATTTATAAGTGGATATAGCGAATATATTGGAATTGGATATGAAGTTGAGGCAATTAATTATTTGATTAAGCCTATTGATAAGAATAGATTGTTTGAATTATTTGAAAAAGCATTTGAGAGATTGCAAAAGTCTGATAAATATGTTGTTTTTAAGACGGATGATGGAAATAGAAGATTAATGTTTAATAATATTTATTATATTTTAAGTGATAAGAATTATTTGAATATTTACTATAATAGTGAAATTTATAAAGTAAGAATGACGATGAAGGAAGTTGAAGAAATTTTGGATAAAAGATTTCATAAATTGGATAGATCTACAATTATCAATATTGAAAAGATTGATTTTTTAAGTAGAACTGAGCTTTCACTGGATAATGGGATTAATTTGACTATTGGTAGGGGAAAATTTGAAGATATTAATCGAAAATTTATTGAATATTTTTAG
- a CDS encoding lipase family protein produces the protein MKKIKNGLLCVIATGMIFSALGSFNIARAEEKKENVITSKDQEDIYTGKIRLKNGMVDSILFKNNVLVDNISDNDNDGIKDKDELIIKEENGKKYLEYKSHPLIPDSDGDGIIDKDDKEPLKWNISRRDMAMFQKMAYYDEDYIDKLFNENTNENEIKNNYDKTIHTELSKFWEIKKKPQTNKGKYNFGEKGREIYHLSSGLDGYLFTTKKVYPFLDGEEVNVLVLRGTEGYKDYFTDALLYLGAWNPQASDATLLIQYLKDNDVKNLYIVGHSLGGYLAQIAASEARKIGYTGFQQSYTFNAPMISRPEEYRKLSDQLTIEGKSTHFVVNNDIVSVLAGSFDRHILVANTINKHSSISYFEPHLSNYFDLYYRCGFNGGFLHHRMKELKFFNPS, from the coding sequence ATGAAAAAAATTAAGAACGGACTATTATGTGTAATAGCTACAGGAATGATATTTAGTGCTTTGGGAAGTTTTAATATTGCCAGAGCAGAAGAAAAAAAAGAAAATGTAATTACCAGTAAAGATCAAGAGGATATTTATACAGGGAAAATTAGATTAAAAAATGGAATGGTAGATTCTATATTATTTAAAAATAATGTATTAGTAGATAATATATCCGACAATGATAATGATGGTATAAAAGATAAAGACGAATTGATTATAAAAGAAGAAAACGGTAAAAAATATTTAGAATATAAATCTCATCCACTGATTCCAGATAGTGATGGAGATGGAATAATTGATAAAGATGATAAAGAGCCGTTGAAGTGGAATATAAGTAGAAGAGATATGGCTATGTTTCAAAAAATGGCATATTACGATGAAGATTATATAGATAAACTTTTTAATGAAAATACTAATGAAAATGAAATAAAAAATAATTATGATAAAACTATACATACAGAATTGTCAAAATTTTGGGAAATAAAGAAAAAGCCGCAAACAAATAAAGGAAAATATAATTTTGGTGAAAAAGGTAGAGAAATATATCATTTAAGTAGTGGGTTAGATGGATATTTATTTACTACTAAAAAAGTGTATCCTTTTTTGGATGGAGAAGAGGTAAATGTTTTAGTTTTAAGGGGGACAGAAGGATATAAAGATTACTTTACGGATGCTTTACTATATTTAGGGGCTTGGAATCCTCAAGCATCTGATGCTACATTGTTAATTCAGTATTTAAAGGATAATGATGTGAAGAATTTATATATAGTAGGTCACTCTTTAGGAGGTTACCTTGCACAAATAGCTGCTTCGGAAGCACGTAAAATAGGATATACAGGATTTCAACAATCTTATACATTTAATGCACCTATGATTTCCAGACCTGAAGAATACAGAAAATTATCAGATCAATTAACAATAGAAGGAAAATCTACACATTTTGTTGTAAATAATGATATTGTATCAGTATTGGCAGGAAGTTTTGATAGACATATTTTAGTAGCCAATACAATTAATAAGCATTCAAGTATATCATATTTTGAACCTCACTTATCAAATTATTTTGATTTATATTATAGATGTGGGTTTAATGGAGGATTCTTACATCATAGAATGAAGGAATTGAAATTTTTTAATCCCTCATGA
- a CDS encoding DNA/RNA non-specific endonuclease — MRKFNKILMIMLLVLGVFAYNYSDYAVNAKVQVKNSSKCKLSSEKSKRKNIRKVKSYKKTPKVKRVTRKPSKSSEKFKEELKKSKLFYDIKSIPEFDGNTPFVVLNNNIPDFSKEGKLPNRYEVYSELDSKNRVGEAVALLGLDTMPTEKRGKIGMVKPSGWQTIKFDIVDGRYLYNRSHLIGFQLAGENANKKNLMTGTRYFNVTGMLPFENMVADYIKETKNHVMYKITPIFKDNELVARGIIMQAKSVEDNGEGISFNVYVYNNQPGITIDYKTGKAVLSK, encoded by the coding sequence ATGAGAAAATTTAATAAAATTTTGATGATAATGTTGTTAGTATTAGGTGTTTTTGCATATAATTATTCAGATTATGCTGTAAATGCAAAAGTACAAGTTAAAAATTCTTCTAAATGTAAATTATCATCTGAAAAATCTAAGAGGAAAAATATTAGAAAGGTAAAATCATACAAAAAAACTCCAAAGGTAAAAAGAGTAACTCGAAAACCTTCAAAATCAAGTGAAAAATTTAAGGAAGAGTTAAAAAAATCAAAATTATTTTATGATATAAAAAGTATTCCGGAGTTTGATGGAAATACTCCTTTTGTAGTATTAAATAATAATATTCCTGATTTTTCTAAAGAAGGAAAGTTACCAAATAGATATGAAGTATATTCAGAATTAGATTCTAAAAATAGAGTGGGAGAAGCAGTTGCTTTATTAGGATTAGATACTATGCCTACAGAAAAAAGAGGCAAAATTGGTATGGTAAAACCATCGGGATGGCAAACAATAAAATTTGATATTGTTGATGGAAGATATTTATATAATAGATCTCACTTAATAGGATTCCAATTAGCTGGAGAAAATGCTAACAAAAAAAATTTAATGACAGGTACAAGATATTTTAATGTGACTGGAATGTTACCATTTGAAAATATGGTTGCTGATTATATTAAAGAAACAAAGAATCATGTAATGTATAAAATAACACCAATTTTTAAGGATAATGAGCTTGTGGCAAGAGGAATTATAATGCAGGCAAAATCTGTAGAAGATAATGGTGAGGGAATAAGCTTTAATGTATATGTATATAATAATCAACCTGGAATAACTATTGATTATAAAACAGGAAAAGCTGTTTTATCGAAATAA